The sequence below is a genomic window from Ipomoea triloba cultivar NCNSP0323 chromosome 2, ASM357664v1.
AGAAGTTCGTAGGTTCGCACGTTAAGATCAATTCGCATCTGATTAtggacaattatatatatatatatatatatatatatatatatatatatatatatatatatatatattNNNNNNNNNNNNNNNNNNNNNNNNNNNNNNNNNNNNNNNNNNNNNNNNNNNNNNNNNNNNNNNNNNNNNNNNNNNNNNNNNNNNNNNNNNNNNNNNNNNNNNNNNNNNNNNNNNNNNNNNNNNNNNNNNNNNNNNNNNNNNNNNNNNNNNNNNNNNNNNNNNNNNNNNNNNNNNNNNNNNNNNNNNNNNNNNNNNNNNNNNNNNNNNNNNNNNNNNNNNNNNNNNNNNNNNNNNNNNNNNNNNNNNNNNNNNNNNNNNNNNNNNNNNNNNNNNNNNNNNNNNNNNNNNNNNNNNNNNNNNNNNNNNNNNNNNNNNNNNNNNNNNNNNNNNNNNNNNNNNNNNNNNNNNNNNNNNNNNNNNNNNNNNNNNNNNNNNNNNNNNNNNNNNNNNNNNNNNNNNNNNNNNNNNNNNNNNNNNNNNNNNNNNNNNNNNNNNNNNNNNNNNNNNNNNNNNNNNNNNNNNNNNNNNNNNNNNNNNNNNNNNNNNNNNNNNNNNNNNNNNNNNNNNNNNNNNNNNNNNNNNNNNNNNNNNNNNNNNNNNNNNNNNNNNNNNNNNNNNNNNNNNNNNNNNNNNNNNNNNNNNNNNNNNNNNNNNNNNNNNNNNNNNNNNNNNNNNNNNNNNNNNNNNNNNNNNNNNNNNNNNNNNNNNNNNNNNNNNNNNNNNNNNNNNNNNNNNNNNNNNNNNNNNNNNNNNNNNNNNNNNNNNNNNNNNNNNNNNNNNNNNNNNNNNNNNNNNNNNNNNNNNNNNNNNNNNNNNNNNNNNNNNNNNNNNNNNNNNNNNNNNNNNNNNNNNNNNNNNNNNNNNNNNNNNNNNNNNNNNNNNNNNNNNNNNNNNNNNNNNNNNNNNNNNNNNNNNNNNNNNNNNNNNNNNNNNNNNNNNNNNNNNNNNNNNNNNNNNNNNNNNNNNNNNNNNNNNNNNNNNNNNNNNNNNNNNNNNNNNNNNNNNNNNNNNNNNNNNNNNNNNNNNNNNNNNNNNNNNNNNNNNNNNNNNNNNNNNNNNNNNNNNNNNNNNNNNNNNNNNNNNNNNNNNNNNNNNNNNNNNNNNNNNNNNNNNNNNNNNNNNNNNNNNNNNNNNNNNNNNNNNNNNNNNtatatatatatatatatatatatatatatatatatatatatatatatatatatatattattctgtATTGGacatcaaataatttaataaagttttaagctgtttttttttttttttgaaaacgtttTAAGCTGTTACTGAAAATAGgcatttgttataatttatttttgttgataaagTTGGTAACTTGGAATTAATAAAGTTATATAAGTTCCTTCTCTAAGtcatttttgaatttaattaaaacGTGAAGAAGATACTTGTTTGTGAGGTGATCTGACGAGAAGGGCATGTTGGTAATTCGAGAGAAAGGCAATACCCGGCCCACCTTGGCCAACAAGCTAACAAAATTAGCAATCCAATTAAAGCTGGCCACTTTAGTGTCACTTTGCTTTTGTGCAAGAGAGGTAGACATCATCGTCCTTAGGCTAGAATTGAAACCTAGCTAAACTAACATTAATCCAACCAAAAAACATGCAATGTTCAAATGAAACAATTGCTAGGTTGTTCTACAATGCCTCAAGCTCCTTTCaacttcttttgtttttctcaTATGTCACCTCCATTTTCCTTGCTAAGCTCTTCTACTTCCTTGGTGGCAACATATTCTCCTTCTTCCAAAGGTATGTAAGTAACCGCATTCATAATGTCCTAGTCCTCGGGACTTAGCTCTTTTCCTCgacattaaataattttttttagtactactgactctattacaatatagtatctgtacatgaaatgtttttttgtttttgattttagGAATCAAGAAGCATACGAGTTTGCAGGATTttctgatgatgataatgagGAAGTGGAAGATGAAAAATGCTACACTTATCATCATCAGAGTACCCTTTTGGTCTCCAAAGCCATTcatggcggcggcggaggagatGAAGGAATGGGTTTTGTGCATCAAAAGGCTTTCGACGGCGGCGATGCAGTGCTGCCGGAGGAGTGCTCCGGCAGTGAAGCGGTGACTGCCTGCAGCTCTCCGGCGCCGGTGGAACCTTGTGACGATGATGAAGCCAAGATTCCAACTGCACAACATTATTTTGATTCTTCCAATAATTCTTATGATGTTTCTGGTGGCAACAACAAACTCGGCCCCACGTTATATTTCCACAGAAATATAAAGAACGGTGTCTTTGATACCTCCTCAGACATTGACAACTTTTTGGGTACGTATTCTACCGGTTCATATTAATTTACATAtctcaaaaagaaaatttgaaattttaaactaTAAATCCGGGTCCTCAAACattattgataataattttcAGTAAAACATTGCACTATATAGATATTATAGCTCTGTTTCATATAAATGGTTTATAAACTAGCTTAGGGTCCGTttgaaagcaggaaaatgacttctggaaaatgagtcattttccggaaaatagtttcatttctagtgtttggatgtattctggaaaactgtcttagtatgtttggttcattttctgaaaaatgggtAGAATGGTATAATTagacattgtaattattttatttaaaatataaaaaaatataataatattattattaaaaaatagaattaaaaactcaaaaataaaaaataaaaaataaaaaacgtaAATCAACAGGTTTCCGTCGATTTTCGGCGGTTTCCCACCTCTTGGTCCATTTTCGGTCATGAGTGATATAGGATATGGGTTGGTTTTGGTCGAGAACATGCGGAACAATCATTTTTTGGCgattctgaaaaatgacttatggaaaaaaaattcgtaagtcattttccagaaaaatgaactgattttccttggtcaacggaaaacattttccgttgaccgcaTTTTCTGGGCGTTGACAAACAccgaaaactcggaaaacattttacggaagtcattttacaggttactaaacacaccctaaagtTAAACCATTAAAAACTAGTAGTTACtatcttattttgaaacgctctTTACTACTTGtatcttattttgaaatgctctttaggtagtgtttcaaaataagactattattttaaattttctatattttaCCAAATTAAACAGAGCTTAGCATAtagttatttgtaatttaaaataaattataagttctaaaataagttataCCAAGCCGATCGAGCCTATACGTACATACTAACTGAAAATTGCTTCAAAAATGTTGGATGgattgatatatatgtattgtggtAGATACTATATGAATGGTTAcgttttgtttatttatgttttgaatATTTAGAAGATTGCTACAAGGGGGTGAAGAAAGAGAAGAGAGGAATGGTAAGAAATTTCATGGATGTGGAGGAGGATTTCTTTGTGTTTGCTCCATCCAAGCTAGAGAGCAAGAAGAAGTTTGagtttgaagaaaaagaaaatatgaataaaaaggAAGAAGGTTTTGGGCTTGGGTGCACAGTTGGATCCTGCACTTCATCTGAGTCGGAGTGGAGAAGCTCCATTAAATACTCAGAAGACCCTTTCTCTTCATCTTCAAGAAGAAGCTGCCCTACCTGGGAATCCTATGCTGTTTTTCACAAGTACGATGAAGAGATGTTGTTCTTGGATCGAATCAGCGTCCAGAAACTCCATGAAACAGGTCGGTCCATCTCATCAATCACTTTACTAGCTAGCTACAtacttcaattatatatactcCCTCACTCCGtcccattttaatttatttattaattcgATTAACAAGATttgactaaatttatatttaattcaatttttcataatattaagtttattataattgtcaaaaccttgtggtctagtggcacccggttgcacttcCATATGGAAGGAGATTTATTCTTTGttcttcagtaggttgagaaagtaattatgaacagatactacgtaAGAGACTTagtaatactttaaaaattatattaaaagtattactccgtattatatatatatatacatatatccaaATCAGGTGCGACAAACTCTTCTGGTGCGGATGTGTGACCGTTTGTGGGACACTTAGGAGTGGTATGTGCACTTCATAGTAGTTTGTGGTGCACCGCCAAACGCCAAATGCCAAATGCTG
It includes:
- the LOC116009827 gene encoding uncharacterized protein LOC116009827 isoform X2 is translated as MQCSNETIARLFYNASSSFQLLLFFSYVTSIFLAKLFYFLGGNIFSFFQRNQEAYEFAGFSDDDNEEVEDEKCYTYHHQSTLLVSKAIHGGGGGDEGMGFVHQKAFDGGDAVLPEECSGSEAVTACSSPAPVEPCDDDEAKIPTAQHYFDSSNNSYDVSGGNNKLGPTLYFHRNIKNGVFDTSSDIDNFLDCYKGVKKEKRGMVRNFMDVEEDFFVFAPSKLESKKKFEFEEKENMNKKEEGFGLGCTVGSCTSSESEWRSSIKYSEDPFSSSSRRSCPTWESYAVFHKYDEEMLFLDRISVQKLHETESLRSSLQSCPRSISERIACKLTRNKTSSDFRHINNPYHELEAAYVAQICLTWEALNWNYNYFQRLRASFGGRVTGDDHGCPSTVAQQFQQFQVLLQRYIENEPYEHGRRPEIYARMRSLAPKLLQVPEYRDSDEKGEEGAGSRVPSESFLRIMEEGMRTFMNFLKADKENHCRIIASFFRKNRRGSADPTLLLLLKKVNKKKKSKVKEVKRAGKCLRKKWLKEEEEMEILMAEIDLKVVSRVLRMTELNDEQLHWCEDKMSKVKISDGKLFRDSSTLFYPASCTTFIDPIQTPN
- the LOC116009827 gene encoding uncharacterized protein LOC116009827 isoform X1 — translated: MQCSNETIARLFYNASSSFQLLLFFSYVTSIFLAKLFYFLGGNIFSFFQRNQEAYEFAGFSDDDNEEVEDEKCYTYHHQSTLLVSKAIHGGGGGDEGMGFVHQKAFDGGDAVLPEECSGSEAVTACSSPAPVEPCDDDEAKIPTAQHYFDSSNNSYDVSGGNNKLGPTLYFHRNIKNGVFDTSSDIDNFLEDCYKGVKKEKRGMVRNFMDVEEDFFVFAPSKLESKKKFEFEEKENMNKKEEGFGLGCTVGSCTSSESEWRSSIKYSEDPFSSSSRRSCPTWESYAVFHKYDEEMLFLDRISVQKLHETESLRSSLQSCPRSISERIACKLTRNKTSSDFRHINNPYHELEAAYVAQICLTWEALNWNYNYFQRLRASFGGRVTGDDHGCPSTVAQQFQQFQVLLQRYIENEPYEHGRRPEIYARMRSLAPKLLQVPEYRDSDEKGEEGAGSRVPSESFLRIMEEGMRTFMNFLKADKENHCRIIASFFRKNRRGSADPTLLLLLKKVNKKKKSKVKEVKRAGKCLRKKWLKEEEEMEILMAEIDLKVVSRVLRMTELNDEQLHWCEDKMSKVKISDGKLFRDSSTLFYPASCTTFIDPIQTPN